Below is a window of Pseudomonas monteilii DNA.
CGGCCAGCAGTTCCGGGCAGGTCGGCCGGTAGAGCAGGCCACTGAGCATCTTCTGTTTTTCGGTCAGCTGCATGGGGGATCCTTCAAGGCAGGGCTGGGCGCGACAGGCGTCGAAGATCGGACCGTGGGGAGGGGGAGAATGCACAAGGATTTTGCAGGTGTGTGGTTTGGCAAGCGGGCCTTAGCTCGAACGCATCGTCAAACGACTAGCGCTTGGCTGCCGCTCATAGTCGCGTAATCTTCACAGCGCCGCCTGCCAGGACGAGCCATACAAATCCGATTGTATTGAGCCATGAGGAGATCAATATCTTGCGCCTTAAGCTTGCCGGAAAGGCGTCATAATCTTGCACGTCCAGCCACCCTCTTTTAATAAAGTACTTAGGCCATATGAATAATGCGCTGACCATAGAAATAAGCATGACCTTCGACCGCAGACTGTTTCCACGCCATACCTTATTAAAGCTTGGCAACGCTGGACTTCTTGCCAATGCACGCAGCATGCTATCGAAATTGCCTGACAAGATAATATGCACATCAACCCCTAGCGCGATCACGATAAAGACGAAGGGTGCTGCAACAAAGGCCAACCCCCAAAGCGAATGTAGAAAATCAGTCAATAAATGTATGATCATAGATAACCTCTCCTGCGTAGTCGCCCAGGTGTTCACCTGCCCGCGTCCCTACCGAAGCACCTGTCCAAGCGCCTGCACCTACGACAGCCACGCTACAGACAAGGGTGCGCATTGGTGAAACACTGAGGCACAGTCTGCCAGCAGCTAGGGTTGATAGCCTGCTACCCATTGCGCCCCCAGCAAAACCGCCACCGAAACTTGAAGCTTCGGTGATTGTTATCTTCTTACAAGCTTCATCGCGCCCAGCAGCGCAAACTTCTTTTATTTTAAGCGCAGACGAAACACCACCTATGCCGACGCCGATATATCCTCCTGCATTCAAATATTTGCCCATCGCTGACACCTTATCCATGTGCGTTGCATAGCCCGGTATCTCACCCGCCACACCTGCCTTACTCCAGTGATGCACAAGACTTTTCGAGGAAATGCCCAGATCACGGCGTAGCGTGTCATAGCTTCCAAGCTCCATGCGCTTGTTCAAAAACCCGGCTTTCAGCTGAGCTTCCAGATCCTTGAGTATTGCTTTACGCTGATCAAAGAACGCCTGGCTTTGAAGTTTCCCTGTCTGGTTAAACTCATCCTTGTGCAACTGCGACAACGCATTCAGACTGCGCGAAACATCGTCCAGAATCTTTCTCGCCATCGCCTCCACCACGCCCATGGCGCTACTCGCCTTGCCCAACAGTGCAGCGATTTCCGGCAAGTTGCGCGTCATGAAGTCCGCCTCCTCGACACTCAGCGAAGACACGTGTCGCCGTACGTTTTCCGCCGCAGCCATCAATTGCGCCTCCATCCGACTACACGCCTGCTGACTGTCGGGATCGGCCAGCACGAACATCTCGCCTGCCTTGAAGCCTTCGTCGAACGTGGGATTCAGCCGCTTTACATACTCGATGGGCATCTTCAACTGCCGGTCCGACAGATAGAACAGAACGTCTGGACCGGACATGCTGCGCGGAACGATGAAGAAACCCGGCTCGAGCGTGCCCAGTGGTGCGACGAACATGGGTTCGGGAGATGTCGGTTGAAGGGAGGCAGGTTGGGACAGTCGAGGCTGTAGGGATTGAGGGATGGAGGTGGAGGTGGAGGTGGAGGTGGTTGACTCCGCATTGGCGGTGTTTTCCTTGGACGCCCGCCCGTTACCAGGGCTCTCGTGCAACGGCGCGACGACTCGATTGGCGCCGGACGGGCACCCACACGCCACCAGCGCTCCGTCGGTCGCGACCATGCGATCGTCGCTGAGAAAATGCGGACAACCTTCGACGACGACGCCAGGCTCGCCACATTCCGGGCACTCGGTCGTGGTGTCGCCTTCGCGCAGGACGTTCTGGCCACCTGCTAGATAAGATCTGCCACTGGCGATGCAAACGGCGCTTGTTGTGGTGTGATCTCCGTCAAGGGCCTGGCCTTTGCCGTCCAGAATCACGCGCGTCATGTGCGAGCTCCCTGTGCGAAACACTGGAAACTAGCAGACTTAGAAGAATTCTTTACAAGGAGGGTTTGATTTGGGAAATGTACTACACCATTTTCAGAAATACTGAGAAGCTGAGCTTCACAGCCTAGCTAAACCGACCTATGGAACTCGAGCCAGCCTTGCTGTCTTGCATTGATAGACCAGCGTGACCGTGAAACGATCCAACACTTTACTACTCAGGCAGACGTTCGACTTCAGTTTCCACTTAAGCATTGACGACACAGCCGGCTTAAGACATAGAAACCAGTTGCAATCCAGCAGGCTACAGGTAGGTCAGTACGCTTACCAAAAAAGTGCAACCCCCAAAGCCTACGAACAGCAGCCACGACGAGACCTGCATGATTCGCCTTAAACGTTTCGGAAACGCTTTCATGTCTGCCGCATCGAGAATACCTCTTTTTATCGCATATCGGTGATAGACCATCACGCCCGCCATGGCAGAGACCACCCAGAAGCGTGCCCTTAGCGTCCGGCTTCCCCATAGACGTAAGTAAAGCCTCAGGCCTGCACTGTTTTCGAATGAAAGCAGCATGACGCTATAGTGCTTTGAGTTCGCGACGTAGAGTTCTATAGACATGCCTATCGCGCACAGCATTGCTGAGCCAAGCAAGGCAAACAGTACACAGTCGCTTGCTCCCCACTCACTCATTGATAGCGCGCTCGTCAATCATTTGCCCGCCGTGTTCGCCTGCTAGAGTGCCCAGCACACCACTAAACGATTCGTTGCAAAGCATTTCGAACTCCCGTGTCAAACCAAGGAAGCTAGCAGACGACGCATGAAATGTTTTCCCGTAGAGGTGATTTGGGAAATGGACTACATGATTTTCAGAAAACCCTGAGAAAAAACCCTTTCAGATAAAGCAATCCTGCTCATAGATAACTATCTAGGCGTGCTTAAGTAAACAGTGAGCGCTCCGATTAGATGCATTTTCCATTAGCCTTACTGAGATTTTCAACGCGCCCAGGAGCGCCACCATGAGCCCCCTCCTGATCGACGTACGCCTCAAAGCCGACGCTGCACCTCCAACCTTCATGGAAAACCTGTTCCCGCTGACCTTTACCCATCGCATTACCGTCATCACCGGAGAAAACGGAAGTGGCAAGTCCACGTTGCTCGAGGCCCTCGCGATCAAGCTGGGCTGCAATGCCGAGGGTGGGGGTCGGAACTTTCGTTTCCAAACCGAGGCCACGCACTCCGAGCTGTTCGAGCACGTTACGTTATCGAAGGGTTACCGTAAGGAAAAAGACCTGTTCTTTTACCGTGCCGAGACGTTCTACAACCTCAACACCGAGGTGCGCCGGCTTGATGAAGCGCCGAGTTTCGATGCGAAGATTTCCACGTACTACGGCGGCAAGGATCTGCACGCGCAATCCCACGGCGAAGCCATGGAGGCGTTGTATACCTATCGCTTCAAACCCAACGGCCTGTACCTGCTCGACGAGCCGGAAGCGTCGTTGTCCCCCACGCGTCAGTTGGCGTTCATCCTGCGTATCGTCGAACTCGCCGGGCAAGGTGCCCAGTTCATCATCGCGACGCATTCACCGCTGCTGATGTTCATCCCCGGCTGCCAAGTGCTCGCCATCGACAACGGTAGCATCGGCCCGATCGACGCCGAGGCCTCGGTGGCCGTAGGGGTCTACAAAGCCGTGATCAATTCGAAAGGAGACTACGTCAGGCGATTGGTCGACGAGGAAGAGGCATGAAAAGGCGCACGCCTGGATTCAAGCCCTCCGCATCGTTTCAAAACAAAGGGGCCGCATGGCGGCCCCGATCATTCATTCGACAGGTGTCACACGACCATCAGAACGCTGGCAACACCGCGCCCTGGTATTTCTTCTCGATGAACGCCTTCACTTCCGGGCTGGTCAGCGCCTTGGCCAGTTTCTGCATGGCGTCGCTGTCCTTGTTGTCAGGACGGGCGACCAGGAAGTTCACGTAAGGCGAGTCGCTGCCTTCGATCACCAGGGCGTCCTTGGCCGGGTTCAGGCCGGCTTCGAGGGCGTAGTTGGTGTTGATCATGTCCAGGTCGACCTGATCCAGCACACGCGGCAGCATGGCCGATTCCAGTTCGCGGAATTTCAGCTTTTTAGGGTTCTCGGCGATGTCCTTGGGCGTGGCCAGGGCGTTCTTCGGGTCCTTCAGGGTGATCAGCCCGGCCTTCTGCAGCAGAATCAACGCACGGCCACTGTTGCTGCCTTCGTTGGGAATGGCCACGGTCGCGCCATCCTTCAGCTCGTCCAGGCTCTTGACCTTCTTGGAGTAGCCGCCGAAGGGTTCGACGTGCACGCCGACCACGGTTTCCAGGTGGGTGCCCTTGCCTTCGTTGAAGCTCTTGAGGTACGGCAGGGTCTGGAAGTAGTTGGCATCCAGACGCTTCTGGTCGACCTGCACGTTGGGCTGGACGTAGTCGGTGAAGACTTTGATCTCCAGGTCCACGCCTTCCTTGGCCAGGGTCGGCTTGACCAGTTCGAGGATCTCGGCGTGCGGCACGGGGGTGGCGGCCACGATCAGCTTCTCGGCGGCCTGGGCCAGGGAGCTCAGGGACAGCGCGGCAGCGAGGGCGGTCAACAGCAGGGTGTTTTTCATGGGAGATCCTTGCACAACGAATGCCGCTGAAGCGGCGAGCCAAAGGAGAGTGTGCGGACAATACCTGTAATTTTTATTACTCAGTAATATCTTTTAGTTGCCTCTATATTCCATTTGGTTTCATCTCAGATCCTGTGCTTCATTGACCTGGCAAACGCGCCAACGCGGCTTCCAACACACGGCGTACCCCTTCGACCGTAGACGGCTCGCGCACCTGCGTCAGTTGCTCGAGTACGGTTTCCAGACTGGCCAAGGGCGCGGTATCGGGTAGCCCGAGGTGCTCCGGCAATACTTCATCGCCCTGCCCCACCAGCAGCGCAAAGTGAATGACGTTTTCCAGTTCCCGCGTGTTGCCTGGCCAGGTGTGGGCTTCGAGAGCCAACTGGGCGGCCTCGCCGATCAACGGCAGGGGACGGCCCAGGCGCGCACTGTAGATGCCGACGAAGTAGTCGGCCAACGGCAGGATGTCGCCGACCCGCTCACGCAGGGCCGGCAGCTCGAGTTCGCCCTCGTGCAGGGACTGGTACAACCGTTCATTGAATCGACCTGCCGCAACCGCCTTGGACAGGTCGATGCTGGAGGCGGCCACCAGGCGAACGTCGACCGGCAACGGATGGGCAGCGCCCACACGCGTGACTTCCCGGTGTTCCAGCGCGGCCAACAGTTTGGCCTGGATCGTCAGCGGCAGGTCGGCGATCTCGTCCAGGTATAAGGTGCCGCCGTTGGCCGAGCCGAACCAGCCTGCGCGGCTGCTGGCCGTACCGCCCTGGGCGCCGGCGGTGTAGCCGAACAGTTCGGCATCGGCATAGGTCGGGCTGATGGCCGCGCAATTGACCGAGACGAACAGCCCGGCTCGGTCGCTGGCGCGATGGACCTGCCGGGCCAGCAGCTCCTTGCCGGTGCCGGTCTCGCCGCGAATCAGCACGGGTAGCGGCAAGCGCGCCACCTGCTCGAGTCGCTCACGCAACGCACGGGAGCGCGGATCGACGAACACCAGGGCCTTGGCGCGAATGCTCAGCGGGCTCTTGTCCAGCTCGGGGAAGGTCAGCAGAGGCTGGCCGAAAACAGGGTGCACACTCATGACGAACTCCCGCCCTGGACACGAGGACCGGGCGTTGTGGCATCGACGGATGAAAACGCTTCAGGCGCGACGCAGACCGCGCTGTTCGATACGGCTTTGCAGGCGGTAAAGGTAGGCGAAACCCTGTTCCCAGCGTTCATGGCCCGACCTGACGTTGATGTGACCGGCATTGGACAGCAGCCCGGTTTCCGCACCCCAGGCCCGTGCCAGGTACAAGGCACGCGGGACGCTGACCGCCGGATCGTTGTCGGAACTGACCACCTGGCTGGGGAAAGGCAGCCGCTGCAGAGGGATCGGTGCGAAGTTGCGCAAGGCAGGCGCACAGGCCGGACGCTCGACGTCGGCCGGTGCCACCAGCAAGGCCCCCTGCACCCGACGCAGCAGGCGCGGGCTGGCCTGGGCTGCCCACTGCGCGACGGTGATGCAACCCAGGCTGTGGGCAATCAGGATCACGGGCGAAGGCTCGGCATCGATGGCCTGCTCCAGCGTACGCACCCACTCATGGCGCTGGGGCGTGAGCCAATCGCGCTGCTCGACGCGCAGGCTGTTGGGCAGGCTGCGTTGCCAATGGCTTTGCCAATGATTGTCTGGCGATCCTTGCCAACCCGGCACAATGAGGTAGCGAATGGATTCGTTGCGCATGGGGGACGCCTCCACTGAGGTTTTGCGTGCTTAGTAGTCAGTATAAAGGCGCTGCTTTGAGCGTAAAGGAATAAGAAGCTATTTGTTAATAACCTAAATGAACATGAACGAAGTACTGGCTTTCGATAGCGGCGGCTTCATCGCGGGCAAGCCCGCTCCCACAAGCTGCTTGCGCAGCCACACCCGCACTGACGGCTACAGAGGTCTGGGTGGGAGCTGGCTTGCCAGCGATAGGGCCCTGTCAGGCGCCGCATGCGGTCGGGCATGTGCCAAGTAGAAAAGACAGTTGCTTCCACAAGCTGCTTGCGCAGCCACACCTGCACCGACGGCTACAGAGGTCTGGGTGGGAGCTGGCTTGCCAGCGATAGGGCCCTGTCAGGCGCCGCCTGTGTCGCGGCTAAGCGCACACATCAGCCCATGCGGTCAGGCATGTGCCGAGTAGAAAAAGACAGTGGCTCCCACACAATGTGAAGTCACTCCAGATCTCTGTGCTGGTCCTTAGCGTTTCACACAGCCTGCACTGGTGGATGCCCATGCGAGTCAGCCTGATCGACCAGCGGCTGCATCGCCGGTAAGAAAAGAGGCCACGCCGCAGTGCGACGATGGCCCCAAAACCCTTGCCTGGAGAAATGTGTTCTTTACCGTGCAGTGATCACCGCCAACTTGGTGATCCCGGCGCGTTCGATGGCCGCCATCGCCCGGGCCACCTCGCCATAGTTGACGCCATCGTCGGCCTGCAGCTGCACGCGCACTTCGGCGTCCTTGCCCTTGGCCGTCTTGAGCGTCGCTTCGAGCGCGTCAGGTTCGATCTGGTCCTTGTTGATGAACAGCTGGCCGCTGCCATCGATGCTCACGACCAGCGGCTCCTTCTGTTCGACCGGCGCCACGGCCTCGGTCTTGGGCAGGTTGATCGGGATGGCGTTGGTCAGCAGCGGCGCGGTGACGATAAACACCACCAGCAGCACCAGCATGACGTCCACCAAGGGCGTGACGTTGATCTCGCTGAGGACTTCATCGCTGTCCTGGGTCGAAAAGGCCATGTCAGGACGCCTCCTTCACCGGTTGGGTGAAGCCTGCCTGGGCACGGTGCACGGCAGGGTGGACCAGCACGCGGAACGCACTTTTCTGGGCCAGGCTGTAGAAGTCATGGGCGAAGTCGTCGAGGTCGGCGGCGGTCAGCTTGAGGCGGCGCAGGAAGTAGTTGTAGACCAGCACGGCCGGGACGGCGACCGCGATCCCGACCCCGGTGGCCACCAGTGCCGCACCGATCGGGCCGGCGACGGTTTCAAGGCTTGCCGAGCCGGCCGCGCTGATGCCCTTGAGCGCCTCCATGATGCCCCAGACCGTGCCGAACAGGCCGATGAACGGCGAGGTACTGCCGATACTGGCGACCACGGCCAGACCGGTTTCCAACGAGCGTCGTTCGCGGACGATCTGCTGGCGCAGCGCGCGCTCCAGACGGTCCTGATGGTTGATGGCCTGGCTCAGGTCACTGGCGTGGGCAGGCTCGCCGACGGCAATGGCGGCATAGCCGGACTGCGCCACGCGTGCGGCAGGCCCCGGCAACTCATGGCTCGGCTCGGCGGCGGCGTCGAGGCTGGACGCGGCCCAGAACTGCGTGTGGAAGCGCTTGTCCTGGTTCTTCAGGCGGGCGAACTGCACGACCTTGATCAGGGCCAGTGCCCAGGTCGCAATGGAAAAGACGATCAGCAGCCAGATGACGGCGCTTTCGACAGATGCGAGGGGGGATGCCAGTACACTCATGGTCATGATGCTCCGAAGGGTCGTTCCAAGGGGTGCGAATTAACGAAGGGTGAAATCGATGGGCACGCTGACCCAGCCGACCTGGGCGATCTCGCCCTGTTTGGCAGGCACGAAGCTCCAGCGCTTGACGGCGGCCAGGGCAGCCTCGTCCAGCACGTTTCGGCCGCTGCTTTTCTGGACCTGGATCTGGCCTGGCTTGCCACTGGGCAATACCTCGACCCGCAGGGTTACCGTGCCTTCCCAACCGCGACGCTGTGCCAGCTGCGGGTAGTCGGGTGCTGGATTCTTCAGGTAGGCCGCATTGGCCGATGCCGGTGTCACGGGGGCCGGCTTTGCCGGTGCCGGTGCCGGTGGTGCAGGCGCAGCCACGGGCGGCGGTGCCTGGACGGGCTTTGCAGGCGGCGGCGTGGGCTTGGCCACAGGTTTAGGGGCGGGCTTGGGCACAGGCTTGGGTTTGGGAACGGGCTTGGGCGCAGGCTTGGCAGCCAACTCATCGACCACAGGCGGTGGCGGTGGCGGCGGTGGCGGCTCGACAGGCACAGGTGGCGGTGGCTCGACCACGGGCGGCGCCGGCGCGGCGAACTCGATGGTCATGGGTGGAACCTTCGGCGGCTCGACGGGCAGCGGGGGCGTCGGCGCCTGATAGACCCAGTAGGCGACTGCACCGTGCAGCGCCAGCACCAGCAGGCCCAGCACGATGACGTCACGCCGTTTCATGCCGCTGTTCGGCGTGCGTTGCAGACGCAGGTGCAGCAGCGGTAGACGCAGCGTACGTCCCAGCTCGACCAAGTCACCAGGCGCTGGGCGCCTCGGTGGGTCATAGGCCCTGATGGCCGACTGGACATTACCCATTGATCAAACTCCCGGGGTTCGTGATGCAGTTCATGGAAGGTCGTGAAGGCCTGCGCATGGCTGAATCATCAACGCCAACAGCTTATCTCTGGAAGGAATATTTAAACTTATATCTAGGCTTTTTAGGAATATATGAAGGCGAGCCTTTCGCCTGCTTTTCGGCCCAGCGAAGCGTTCGTCACATCGCACCTGGAGCCCCTTTGAAAGGGCTCCAGGCGCCCTGGAAAGCGCGTCAGGCGCCCGTCAGCTTCTGCCAGACCTTCGGCTTGAAGAACAGCATCTCGCCCCGAGCGAGCCCGGTGAGGCTGTCATGGTCCTTGACCACTTCGGCCTCGATCAGCTCGCTTTGCCCTTCCACCTTGAGCGTGACCCGCGTGGTGGCCCCCAGGGGACGAATGTCGCGCACTTCGGCCGGATGATGGCCTTCGAGTTCATGACGCGACAGGGAAACCTCGTGTGGTCGGAACAGCACATGGTGGCCTTCGCTCAGGCTCAAGCGGTTGGAATCCCCCAGGAAGTGGTAGACGAAATCGTTGGCCGGCTTCTCGTAGACCTCCCCCGGCGAGCCGATCTGCTCGATCACGCCCTTGTTCATCACCACGATCCGGTCGGCCACCTCCATGGCTTCCTCCTGATCATGAGTCACGAAGACCGAGGTCAGGTTGATGTCCTCGTGCAGGCGTGCCAGCCAGCGCCGCAGCTCCTTGCGCACCTTGGCATCGAGCGCGCCGAACGGCTCGTCGAGTAGCAGCACCTTGGGCTCGACCGCCAGCGCACGGGCCAGGGCGATACGCTGGCGCTGTCCCCCGGACAGTTGCTCGGGGTAGCGATCGGCCAGCCAGTCGAGCTGCACCATGCCCAGCAGCTCATGGACCTTCTCGGCGATGCGGGTCTCGTTCGGACGCTCGCCCTTGGGCTTCATACGCAGGCCAAAGGCGACGTTGTCGAACACGCTCATGTGCCGGAACAGCGCATAGTGCTGGAACACGAACCCGACGTTGCGATCGCGCACGTCATGGCCGGACACATCCTCGCCATGGAACACGATGCTGCCCTGGTCCGGGGTCTCCAGCCCAGCGATGATCCGCAACAGGGTCGTCTTGCCGCAACCGGAGGGGCCGAGCAAGGCCACCAGCTCTCCGCTGTTGATGTCCAGGTTGATGGCATCCAGGGCCTGGAAACTGTTGAAACGCTTGCTGACGTTACGCACTTCGATCGACATGGATTAGTCCTCCGCTGCGGCATGGCGCAGACGGTTGATTCGGGATTCGCTCCACTGCTTGAGCAGCAGGATGAACAGCGCCAGGATCAGCAGCAGGCTGGCCACGCTGAACGCCGCGACGTGGTTGTATTCGTTGTAGAGGATCTCGACATGCAGCGGCAAGGTGTTGGTCACGCCGCGGATGTGCCCGGACACCACCGACACCGCACCGAACTCGCCCATGGCCCGCGCCGTGCACAGCACCACGCCGTAGATCAGGCCCCACTTGATGTTCGGCACGGTCACATGCCAGAACATCTGCCAGCCATTGGCACCGAGCAGGCGCGCGGCCTCCTCTTCCTGCGTGCCCTGCTCCTGCATCAGCGGGATCAGTTCGCGCGCCACGAACGGCACGGTGACGAAGATGGTCGCCAGGACGATGCCCGGCAGGGCGAAGACGATCTGGATGTCGTGGTCCTGCAGCCACGGGCCGAGCAGGCCCTGGGCGCCGAACATCAGCACGTAGACCAGGCCGGCGATCACCGGCGAGACCGAGAACGGCAGGTCGATCAGGGTCACCAGGATGCTCTTGCCGGTGAACGTGTACTTGCTCACGCACCAGGCAGCGCAGACGCCGAACACCAGGTTCAACGGGACGGAGATGGCCACCGCGAGCAGGGTCAGGCGCAGGGCGGCCAACGCATCGGGCTCGAAGATCGCCTCGAAGAACGTGCCGAAGCCGTTCTTCAGCGCCTGGGACACGACGATCACCAGCGGCAACGCCAGGAACAGCGCGAACACCAGCCAGGCGAGGAAAATCAGGATGCGCCGCGAGGTGGCGCTGCCGCGCCGGGCGGCATTGGCCGCCGTGGCGGCGTTCAGGGTCGAACGGGACATGGCCGAGCCTTCCTTCAAGGGGTTTCGATGCGGCGCTGCAGCAGGTTGATCAGCAGCAGCAGGATGAAGGACACCACCAGCATCAGCACGCCGATGGCCGTCGCGCCGGTGTAGTCGTACTGGTCGAGCTTGACCATGATCAGCAGCGGCAGGATCTCGGTCTTCATCGGCATGTTGCCGGCGATGAAGATCACCGAGCCGTACTCGCCGACCCCTCGCGCGAACGCCAGGGCGAAGCCGGTCAGCCAGGCCGGCAGCAGGGCCGGGGCCAGCACGTGGCGAAACACCTGCAGGGGCCGGGCACCCAGGCAGGCGGCAGCCTCCTCGACTTCACGGGGGATGTCGGCCAGGACCGGCTGCACGGTGCGCACCACGAACGGCAGGGTGACGAAGGTCAGGGCCAGGGTGATGCCGAGCGGGGTGTAGGCGATCTTGAGGCCCAGGTCGGTGGCGAACTGCCCCACCCAGCCTGCCGGTGCGTACAGCGCCGTCAGGGCGATGCCGGCAACGGCGGTGGGCAAGGCGAACGGCAGGTCGATCATCGCGTCGATGATCTTGCGGCCCGGGAAGGTGTAGCGCACCAGCACCCAGGCCAGCAGTGTGCCGATGACGCCGTTGATGAGCGCGGCGCACAGCGCGGTACCGAAGCTCAGCTTGAGCGCGGCGATCACCCGCGGGGCGCTGACGATGGCCCAGAACTGATCCCAGGTCAGCTGCGCGGCGTGCACGAACATGGCCGCCAAGGGAATGAGAACGATCAGGCTGAGGTACACCAAGGTGTAGCCCAGTGTCAGCCCGAAGCCGGGTATGACAGGGGAAATGCGTCGTGACATAAGAGTCCCTGGTTGAACGCACGAAGCCCGGGAACATTCCCGGGCCGGTGCAGGCTACTGAAGGGTATCGCGTGGATCAGGCACGGCTCATTGTGCCTGGTAGATCTGGTCGAACACCCCACCGTCGTTGAAGAATTTCGGCTGGGCCGTCTTCCAGCCGCCGAAGTCCTTGTCGATGGTGACCAGCTCGAGGGTCGGGAACTGCTTGCCGAACTCGGCGGCGACCTTCTCGTCGCGCGGACGGTAGAAGTTCTGCGCGGCGATGGTCTGCCCAGCCGGGCTGTACAGGTGCTTGAGGTATTCGGTGGCGATCTCGGTGTTGCCCTTCTTCTCGGCGTTCTTGTCGACCACGGCCACCGGTGGCTCGGCCAGGATCGACAGCGATGGCACGACGATCTCGAACTTGTCGGCGCCCCCGTCTTCCTTGAGGGCCAGGAAGGCTTCGTTCTCCCAGGCCAGCAGGACGTCGCCCTGGCCATTGTTGACGAAGGTGATGGTCGAGCCGCGCGCGCCGGTGTCCAGCACCGGGACGTGCTTGAACAACTCCTGGACGTAAGCCTTGGCCTTGTCTTCGCTACCCCCGCTCTTCAGGCCATAGGCCCAGGCCGCCAGGAAGTTCCAGCGGGCACCGCCGGAGGTCTTCGGATTCGGGGTGATCACCGAGACGTCCTGCTTGATCAGGTCGCCCCAGTCCTTAATGCCCTTGGGGTTGCCCTTGCGCACCAGGAACACGATGGTGGAGGTGTACGGCGTGCTGGCGTCCGGCAGGCGTGTCTGCCAGTCGGCCGGCAGGGTCTTGCCGAG
It encodes the following:
- a CDS encoding methionine ABC transporter substrate-binding protein, with the translated sequence MKNTLLLTALAAALSLSSLAQAAEKLIVAATPVPHAEILELVKPTLAKEGVDLEIKVFTDYVQPNVQVDQKRLDANYFQTLPYLKSFNEGKGTHLETVVGVHVEPFGGYSKKVKSLDELKDGATVAIPNEGSNSGRALILLQKAGLITLKDPKNALATPKDIAENPKKLKFRELESAMLPRVLDQVDLDMINTNYALEAGLNPAKDALVIEGSDSPYVNFLVARPDNKDSDAMQKLAKALTSPEVKAFIEKKYQGAVLPAF
- a CDS encoding sulfate ABC transporter ATP-binding protein, whose protein sequence is MSIEVRNVSKRFNSFQALDAINLDINSGELVALLGPSGCGKTTLLRIIAGLETPDQGSIVFHGEDVSGHDVRDRNVGFVFQHYALFRHMSVFDNVAFGLRMKPKGERPNETRIAEKVHELLGMVQLDWLADRYPEQLSGGQRQRIALARALAVEPKVLLLDEPFGALDAKVRKELRRWLARLHEDINLTSVFVTHDQEEAMEVADRIVVMNKGVIEQIGSPGEVYEKPANDFVYHFLGDSNRLSLSEGHHVLFRPHEVSLSRHELEGHHPAEVRDIRPLGATTRVTLKVEGQSELIEAEVVKDHDSLTGLARGEMLFFKPKVWQKLTGA
- a CDS encoding energy transducer TonB encodes the protein MGNVQSAIRAYDPPRRPAPGDLVELGRTLRLPLLHLRLQRTPNSGMKRRDVIVLGLLVLALHGAVAYWVYQAPTPPLPVEPPKVPPMTIEFAAPAPPVVEPPPPVPVEPPPPPPPPPVVDELAAKPAPKPVPKPKPVPKPAPKPVAKPTPPPAKPVQAPPPVAAPAPPAPAPAKPAPVTPASANAAYLKNPAPDYPQLAQRRGWEGTVTLRVEVLPSGKPGQIQVQKSSGRNVLDEAALAAVKRWSFVPAKQGEIAQVGWVSVPIDFTLR
- a CDS encoding ABC transporter; protein product: MSPLLIDVRLKADAAPPTFMENLFPLTFTHRITVITGENGSGKSTLLEALAIKLGCNAEGGGRNFRFQTEATHSELFEHVTLSKGYRKEKDLFFYRAETFYNLNTEVRRLDEAPSFDAKISTYYGGKDLHAQSHGEAMEALYTYRFKPNGLYLLDEPEASLSPTRQLAFILRIVELAGQGAQFIIATHSPLLMFIPGCQVLAIDNGSIGPIDAEASVAVGVYKAVINSKGDYVRRLVDEEEA
- a CDS encoding Fis family transcriptional regulator, producing MSVHPVFGQPLLTFPELDKSPLSIRAKALVFVDPRSRALRERLEQVARLPLPVLIRGETGTGKELLARQVHRASDRAGLFVSVNCAAISPTYADAELFGYTAGAQGGTASSRAGWFGSANGGTLYLDEIADLPLTIQAKLLAALEHREVTRVGAAHPLPVDVRLVAASSIDLSKAVAAGRFNERLYQSLHEGELELPALRERVGDILPLADYFVGIYSARLGRPLPLIGEAAQLALEAHTWPGNTRELENVIHFALLVGQGDEVLPEHLGLPDTAPLASLETVLEQLTQVREPSTVEGVRRVLEAALARLPGQ
- a CDS encoding sulfate ABC transporter permease, whose amino-acid sequence is MSRSTLNAATAANAARRGSATSRRILIFLAWLVFALFLALPLVIVVSQALKNGFGTFFEAIFEPDALAALRLTLLAVAISVPLNLVFGVCAAWCVSKYTFTGKSILVTLIDLPFSVSPVIAGLVYVLMFGAQGLLGPWLQDHDIQIVFALPGIVLATIFVTVPFVARELIPLMQEQGTQEEEAARLLGANGWQMFWHVTVPNIKWGLIYGVVLCTARAMGEFGAVSVVSGHIRGVTNTLPLHVEILYNEYNHVAAFSVASLLLILALFILLLKQWSESRINRLRHAAAED
- a CDS encoding biopolymer transporter ExbB, which produces MSVLASPLASVESAVIWLLIVFSIATWALALIKVVQFARLKNQDKRFHTQFWAASSLDAAAEPSHELPGPAARVAQSGYAAIAVGEPAHASDLSQAINHQDRLERALRQQIVRERRSLETGLAVVASIGSTSPFIGLFGTVWGIMEALKGISAAGSASLETVAGPIGAALVATGVGIAVAVPAVLVYNYFLRRLKLTAADLDDFAHDFYSLAQKSAFRVLVHPAVHRAQAGFTQPVKEAS
- a CDS encoding biopolymer transporter ExbD; amino-acid sequence: MAFSTQDSDEVLSEINVTPLVDVMLVLLVVFIVTAPLLTNAIPINLPKTEAVAPVEQKEPLVVSIDGSGQLFINKDQIEPDALEATLKTAKGKDAEVRVQLQADDGVNYGEVARAMAAIERAGITKLAVITAR
- a CDS encoding alpha/beta hydrolase, whose product is MRNESIRYLIVPGWQGSPDNHWQSHWQRSLPNSLRVEQRDWLTPQRHEWVRTLEQAIDAEPSPVILIAHSLGCITVAQWAAQASPRLLRRVQGALLVAPADVERPACAPALRNFAPIPLQRLPFPSQVVSSDNDPAVSVPRALYLARAWGAETGLLSNAGHINVRSGHERWEQGFAYLYRLQSRIEQRGLRRA
- a CDS encoding sulfate ABC transporter permease; protein product: MSRRISPVIPGFGLTLGYTLVYLSLIVLIPLAAMFVHAAQLTWDQFWAIVSAPRVIAALKLSFGTALCAALINGVIGTLLAWVLVRYTFPGRKIIDAMIDLPFALPTAVAGIALTALYAPAGWVGQFATDLGLKIAYTPLGITLALTFVTLPFVVRTVQPVLADIPREVEEAAACLGARPLQVFRHVLAPALLPAWLTGFALAFARGVGEYGSVIFIAGNMPMKTEILPLLIMVKLDQYDYTGATAIGVLMLVVSFILLLLINLLQRRIETP